Genomic window (Juglans microcarpa x Juglans regia isolate MS1-56 chromosome 2S, Jm3101_v1.0, whole genome shotgun sequence):
AGCTGTTTTTGGGCAGATGCAAGATCAAGGTTTGTATATCAATATTCGGAGATGTTGTCACGTTTGATGCGACGTACTTGACAAATGTTTATAAGATGCCATTTGTGTCGTTCTCAGGAGTTAATCATCATCACCAAACCATAATGTTTGGTTGTGCGTTGTTAGTCAATAAGACAGTTGAATCTTATATATGGTTATTGAGAACATAGTAGGAAGCAATGCTTGGGCATGCCCTTCAACCATTATTACTAATGATGACAAAGATATGGCCAAGGTCATTGCAAAAGTACTCCTAAATACAACTCACCGATTATGCTTGTggcatattttacaaaaaatttcaaaacatttgaCACATGTCTATAACAAGTTTCCAGACTTTCAAAAAGAGTTCCATCATTGTATCTATGATACAAGAACATCTAATGAGTTCGAGGAGGAATGGGTTACCATACCAATGAAGTATGGTCTAGTAGGTAATGATTGGCTGCAAAATCTTTACAACTGATAGGAGAAGTGGGTTCCGGCTTGCTTGTGAACTACATTTTGTGCCAGTATGTCAACCACACAAAGGAGCGAGAGcatgaataaaattttcaagGATTATGTGTGATCGAGCACGATAGTGAGTGACTTTGTGCATCAGTACAAGAAAGCCTTAGATGCACGCTATTTTaatgagaaagagaaggatGTGAGAAAGAAATCGACTAAGCCGGTTTTGAAAACATATTGGAAAATTGAAGAAGAGGCAACCAAAGTATATACAAGGAAGTCATTCAGTATCTTTCAAGATGAGCCATTCAATTGCCAACAGTACAAAGCAACAAAAGTTCAAACTGAGGGTGAAAGTAAGATGTACGAGGTGGCACCTAAGGGCAAGGACAAACGTATTTATTATGTGATTGTGGACCATAGAGAAGCAATATCAATATGTATATGTCATATGTTTAAGTTTCTGGGTATTCTTTGTAGGTATATCCTATGTGTCTTCATGAAGAAATCAAACTTGGATAGTTTACCACATCAGTATGTTCTTGAAAGATGGACCATCAACGCTAAGAGTCAAGCTATTCATGAAATACCAAATTCTGATGTCCAAGTTTCGACACATGAAGATCCGATAATGCGAAAAAGTCATTTGATGATGCAGTTTTAAGATATTGCAGAACTTGGCTCACAATCAAGATTTAAAATGGGCCACCTTTCTCTTGCGTTGGACAAGGTACCCAAGGAGTTGCTTTTGATGGATACTATTGAAGAACAAAATTTAGAAGTCGGAGACATGTCACGTAATGAATCCCCTATGTTAAGATCACAAGTAATATCAAATTTCTCACAAACTTTACAAGATCCTCAAAGGGTGCCAAAGAAAGGAAGACCAAAATCTTTGAGAACAAAGAACCCGAGAGAGACTGCATCAGCGAATGAAAGGCGTTGTAGCATTTGTAAGATTGAGGGTCATACCAAGAACAACTGTCCTTTGTTGGGATATAGTACAAAGATCCTTTTTTCCTTATGCTTTAAtttaataactttatttttatgtttttttttttgtctttcatgTAGGAATGTTGGAAATATAAATGATAACATATTACAAAGTGTGAATGTTGAACAAAAAACATGAGATTGGTGTTTAACTTGGGCATACAACTTCTTTGCATGGAATGTGATGGTACTCTTATTGgcaaaactgatttttttttaatgttacaGCCTATAGAGATAGTTTCATGTTGGTTAGTTTCATGTTTggaaaattattctttatttgtaatttgatgatttttttgcTCTCACAAGTGTAATTCACTGTTGATTACAGGTCTGGAAATTCACTGATTCACCAGCCCCATTCCTCTGAAAATTCAACCATTAGTGGTGGCGTCTTGGCCAGTGCTGCTGCTGTTGGAATTACACTTCAATCCTATGATGTTTTGTTTTGTCTCTTTTTGTTTAAGTTTTTTGTTTAGCAACTATACCAAGAAATGCCAAaacttatttgatttttttttaatgtttcagtttttttaatgtttcttaaTGTTACTTAGATGTTTGGGACCAAGAAATGCCAAATACAGAGCAACAGTGTTGTCCTTAATAGAGAAACTCATCTATAAAAACCTATGTGAAGACTATGGTCACCATCATTGTCTGCTTTTAAAATTCTGTATTCATGGGGAGAACTTGCTTGTTATAGGCTAATAGAAAATTccaaaagatgaagatgatcCATTTAATTGCTAGAAACATGTTGAAGCTTGCTAGAAGTTCATCGCAAAGACACATAAATGTCGATACTCTGCGCAGCATTGTTCCTGGGTGTGAGGAGATGGATGTTGAAATTCTGTGCTTAAAGACTCGGGAGCATATCATAAAATTACAATTGCAAGTTCATGTCCTCAGAGGCCTCACAAATTTTTATGGGGCTTTTTGTCGTGGTTTCCTTTAATGGCATCCAAGTTTCTTTGTTTAAACATGTTTTAATCCCTTCTAATACCAGTCATGTAAGGCATGCTATATCCTGGTTCCTTTCTCTACTTAGACAGTTGGTTCTGAACTTGAatcaaaatctgaaaacaaattGCTTGAACCCATTTGAGCTTGTTTGTGATCTTCCCCTCAGCCAAAATCCCCCTGTTTTTGTACTTCAATCTTTTATTCTAGCAAAATATTTGCTCGTGattattaaattgaaaattcatgagcagaactttctgtaatcataataaTTACACAAATTAAGTAACAACTAGTCAAAGACAAATAgtaacattaattttataaaccaAATGTTCTTACTACATGATTAATAAAGGGTCATCTTACATATAAATCAATTGTCCTTACTACATGATTATCGttcaaaagttaaaacaatTACAACACAAAGCAAAACAATACAAAACCATGACAAGAATAAAACTTTTAATGTTTCCTTGTACTTCTTTTCCATAACTTTGAATTTTGCTTCTTCAGCGAACTTACGTTCTTGATTAATCCTGTCGTTCCTTCTTTGAGCTAACTCCAATGTCCATTTCAAAATCAAGCCATTGAAAAAAACTGCACTGTTTGTCCATCTTATACTTTGGACAATTGAAAAACCGTCTGCCAAAACTAGTATCTTTCGCAGAAATCCATAGATTTGATGGAATCCCACAGTGACAAAGTGGTCTCTCCAATCAATCTTCATATCTTGAAGTCCAAAAACTTGAATTAGCACTTCTGTTAAACTTGAACGGCAAGAACAACGAGCATATCAAAACAGTtagttgaaaattaaacaagACCAAGAAAGTAAGGTGGAAACTAGCCTTTTTTACAACCTTTGATGACCTAATTTTAGTCCAAACATTGTACGAAAATAGTCTAAACAGTCACATGAAAATAGTCCAAACATAGTCCAAACAGACTGAAAGGAgtaataaaattacatttacaaaCAACTACTTTACAGTTTGCTCTCACTTTCTACACATTAAATGTGGTGCTAAGATATAACAACCACATTAATACCACGGAAAAAACCAGCAGCATTAATCCAAATATCATTGATGAAATGCATAGATTTAATGTCAACTTGATTCACCCCTTCACCCCACTAAGATCCCAACTCAGATTTCTATCCATCTAAATGACTTCAGATTTCTATCCCAACtcagatttatatttttatccaaTTCAGATTTCTATCCAAATTTATTCAACTCAGATTTCTTTCCAAGATTTCAATCCAACTAAGATTTCTATCCATCAAAATGACTTTATATTTCTATCCATCTAAATGACTTCAAATTTCTATCCCAACTAAGATTTCTATCCAAATCTATCAAACTCAAATTTCTATCCAAAATTTATATCCAAATCTATCCAACTCAGATTTCACTACTTATCTTCATTATTCGGTGGATTCAAGGATtttgggttagggttttgaagttttttcaaGCAAGCAATGAAAAAATCCTACAAAATTAAACTTCCAAAAATTAgtgatttctgaaaaataaaatcatgagaGAGACGGAGATGGAGTAATAAAAAAACTCTACCTTGACGTCTTTTTTGCAGGTCTTGAAAGAGGCAGCATGACCCTAAGTTTCGGATCGAGATAGTAGAGAGAATCTAGGTGAGGGCTTTGTCTTTCGAGAGGGAGCAGAGGTTTCGATACACATCTGGGTGGCTTCGATGAGAGTAGAAAGAGAGGGAGCAGAGGTTTTGTGagcagagagagtgagagagcaaagagagaggtggaggggaGGCTCAAGAGAGGGAGGGTTTTGTGaacagagagtgagagagcagagagaggtggagggcaGGCTCGAGAGATGGAGGGTTTGGTTTTCTGaacagagagagtgagagggcagaaagagagggaggggaGGCTCGAGAGAGGGAGGCAAGACGTAGATCCCCTGTATCGAAGAGTGTAATTTGAATAATGTGTTGCTTACGTGTCACCTCTCTATTAGTTTCTGATAACAACAAATTATAGGTGCATCCTGCCAGAAGTTATTCTCAATTTAtaaacaatagtaaaataatagtgagtaatttgtaaatagtaatgaaacatttt
Coding sequences:
- the LOC121253322 gene encoding protein FAR1-RELATED SEQUENCE 5-like — its product is MIGCKIFTTDRRSGFRLACELHFVPYKKALDARYFNEKEKDVRKKSTKPVLKTYWKIEEEATKVYTRKSFSIFQDEPFNCQQYKATKVQTEGESKMYILCVFMKKSNLDSLPHQYVLERWTINAKSQAIHEIPNSDVQVSTHEDPIMRKSHLMMQF